The following proteins are co-located in the Blattabacterium sp. (Blatta orientalis) str. Tarazona genome:
- the rplF gene encoding 50S ribosomal protein L6, whose product MSRIGKIPIYIPENVNLRIIGNKIIVKGELGVLNQEISDKIKLTIQKGKLNLRRTQEDKKSKSLHGLYRVLIYNMIKGVSKGFKKKLELVGIGYRVTFHGEILELNLGFSHNIMIQIPKEICIETKTEKGKNPILILKSHDKQLLGLISAKIRSFRKPEPYKGKGVRYLKEEVRRKAGKSA is encoded by the coding sequence ATGTCTAGAATTGGAAAAATCCCGATTTATATTCCCGAGAATGTGAATTTAAGAATTATTGGAAATAAAATAATAGTAAAGGGAGAATTAGGAGTTTTGAACCAAGAAATTTCTGATAAAATTAAATTAACCATACAGAAAGGAAAATTGAATTTAAGAAGAACTCAAGAAGATAAAAAATCTAAATCTTTACATGGATTATATCGTGTGTTAATTTATAATATGATAAAAGGAGTTTCCAAGGGATTTAAAAAAAAATTGGAGTTAGTGGGGATTGGATATAGAGTCACTTTTCATGGAGAAATATTAGAATTAAATTTAGGTTTTTCTCATAATATTATGATTCAAATTCCTAAGGAAATTTGTATAGAAACAAAAACAGAAAAAGGAAAAAATCCTATTCTTATTCTAAAATCTCATGATAAGCAATTATTAGGTTTAATTTCTGCTAAAATTCGTTCATTTAGAAAACCAGAACCATATAAAGGAAAGGGGGTTAGATATTTAAAAGAAGAAGTTCGTAGAAAAGCAGGAAAATCTGCTTGA
- the rplE gene encoding 50S ribosomal protein L5 yields the protein MIYQSRMKKLYEKEIVQSLMKKFKYPSIMQVPKLKKIVVHQGVGISVLNKKFLDASMGEITAIVGQKAIFCYSKHDESGFKLRKGMPIGVKVTLRRMKMYEFLERLITVSLPRVRDFNGVKTSSFDRNGNYNMGISEQVIYPEINIDQIKKNMGMNITFVTSAKTNTESESLLSHFGIPFIKKIIKKNG from the coding sequence ATGATTTATCAATCTAGGATGAAAAAATTGTACGAAAAAGAAATCGTTCAGAGTTTAATGAAAAAATTTAAGTATCCCTCTATTATGCAAGTTCCTAAACTAAAAAAAATAGTTGTTCATCAAGGTGTAGGGATATCTGTATTAAATAAAAAGTTTTTAGATGCTTCTATGGGAGAAATTACGGCTATTGTAGGTCAAAAAGCAATTTTTTGTTATTCAAAACATGATGAATCTGGATTTAAATTAAGAAAAGGAATGCCTATAGGTGTAAAAGTTACTTTAAGAAGAATGAAAATGTATGAATTTTTAGAAAGACTTATTACTGTTTCTTTACCCAGAGTAAGAGATTTCAATGGGGTAAAAACAAGCAGTTTTGATAGAAATGGAAATTATAACATGGGAATATCTGAACAAGTTATTTATCCTGAAATAAATATAGATCAAATTAAAAAAAATATGGGAATGAATATTACATTTGTTACTTCTGCTAAAACAAATACAGAATCTGAAAGTCTTTTATCTCATTTTGGAATACCGTTTATAAAAAAAATAATAAAGAAAAATGGCTAA
- the rpmC gene encoding 50S ribosomal protein L29: protein MKIMKYPDINALSEKDIKNHIKKQKDNYQKIKFDHAFGLIKNPMEIRIFRKNIAKLKTELNKRRNDS from the coding sequence ATGAAAATAATGAAATATCCGGATATTAATGCATTATCCGAAAAAGATATTAAAAATCACATAAAAAAGCAAAAAGATAATTATCAAAAGATAAAATTTGATCATGCTTTTGGTTTGATTAAAAATCCTATGGAAATTAGAATTTTTAGAAAAAATATAGCTAAATTAAAAACTGAATTAAATAAAAGAAGAAATGATTCATGA
- the rpsN gene encoding 30S ribosomal protein S14 has protein sequence MAKESVKARQRKREKMVLKYDKKRKFLKDSRNYELLQKLPRNASPVRLRNRCSITGRCRGYMRQFGISRIVFRNMASQGLIPGVKKASW, from the coding sequence ATGGCTAAAGAATCTGTAAAAGCGAGACAAAGAAAAAGAGAAAAAATGGTATTAAAATATGACAAAAAACGAAAGTTTTTAAAAGATTCTCGTAATTATGAGTTATTGCAAAAATTACCAAGGAATGCTTCTCCAGTGCGTTTAAGAAACAGATGTTCCATTACAGGAAGATGTAGGGGGTATATGCGTCAATTTGGAATATCTCGTATCGTTTTTAGAAATATGGCATCTCAAGGCCTTATTCCTGGGGTGAAAAAAGCAAGTTGGTAA
- the rplN gene encoding 50S ribosomal protein L14 — translation MLQQESRCKVSDNTGAKEALIIRVLGGTKKRYASLGDSVIVTIKEAISGGGIVKKGQVAKAIIIRTKKNRRKDGSYISFDDNACVLINPSGEMMGTRVFGPVARELRDKEYMKVISLAQEVL, via the coding sequence ATGTTACAACAGGAATCTAGATGTAAAGTATCAGACAATACAGGGGCTAAAGAAGCTTTAATTATTAGAGTTTTAGGAGGAACTAAAAAAAGATATGCTTCATTAGGAGATTCTGTTATTGTTACTATAAAAGAAGCTATATCTGGTGGAGGAATTGTAAAAAAAGGTCAAGTAGCTAAAGCTATAATAATTAGAACAAAAAAAAACAGGAGAAAGGATGGATCTTACATAAGTTTTGATGATAATGCTTGTGTACTTATCAATCCTTCTGGAGAGATGATGGGGACTCGAGTTTTTGGTCCAGTTGCTAGGGAGCTAAGAGATAAAGAGTATATGAAAGTTATTTCTTTGGCACAGGAGGTTTTATAA
- the rplV gene encoding 50S ribosomal protein L22 codes for MEEKAIISASLNGVHSSPRKMRLVVNLIRNKKIQKALDILKYSKKQRVSIFLRKLLLSVLSNWHKKYSNLSLDNNSSLYIKEIRVNQGRTLKRLRPVPQGRGHRIRKKSSKVLVLLEKR; via the coding sequence ATGGAAGAGAAAGCGATCATATCTGCTTCCTTGAACGGGGTTCATAGTTCTCCGAGAAAAATGAGATTAGTAGTCAATTTAATTCGGAATAAAAAAATACAAAAAGCTTTGGATATATTGAAATATAGTAAAAAACAAAGAGTTTCTATTTTTTTGAGAAAATTACTTCTTTCAGTATTGTCTAATTGGCATAAAAAATATTCAAACTTATCATTAGATAATAATTCTTCCTTATACATAAAAGAAATTAGAGTCAATCAAGGGAGAACTCTGAAAAGATTGCGTCCAGTACCTCAAGGAAGAGGTCATAGAATTAGAAAAAAATCAAGTAAAGTTTTAGTTCTTTTAGAGAAAAGATAA
- the rpsC gene encoding 30S ribosomal protein S3, translating into MGQKTNPIVNRLGVIMGWQSSWCNNYKDRIQEDFKVRRYIEARLPKGIVSRIFIERTLKFITITIRTSRPALVIGKGGDEVDTVRKELKKLTKKEVQINISEVKRPELDAPLVAKSLVRQLENRISYKKAIKLSIISAMRMNAQGIKIQISGRLNGSEMARCESYKEGRISLGTFRADVDYHIAVAHTVYGSIGVKVWIMKGEIYGKRELSPLFGMQKRHRFSNNKASFFRKKKL; encoded by the coding sequence ATGGGACAAAAAACAAATCCAATTGTTAACCGTCTTGGCGTTATCATGGGATGGCAATCTAGTTGGTGTAATAATTATAAAGATAGAATACAAGAAGATTTCAAGGTAAGAAGATATATAGAGGCTCGTCTTCCGAAAGGGATAGTTTCTAGAATCTTTATAGAGAGAACTCTTAAATTTATAACCATAACTATTAGAACTTCACGTCCTGCTCTTGTTATAGGAAAGGGAGGAGACGAGGTGGATACAGTTAGAAAAGAATTGAAAAAACTAACGAAAAAAGAAGTTCAAATTAATATTTCTGAAGTGAAACGTCCTGAATTGGATGCTCCTTTAGTAGCAAAAAGTTTGGTGAGACAATTAGAAAATAGAATTTCTTATAAAAAAGCCATAAAATTATCCATAATTTCTGCTATGAGAATGAATGCTCAAGGGATAAAAATACAAATATCTGGTAGATTGAATGGATCTGAAATGGCTAGATGCGAGTCTTATAAAGAGGGAAGGATTTCTCTTGGAACTTTTCGAGCAGATGTGGATTATCATATAGCGGTTGCTCATACTGTATATGGAAGCATAGGGGTTAAGGTTTGGATTATGAAAGGAGAAATATATGGAAAAAGAGAATTATCGCCTCTATTCGGAATGCAAAAAAGACATAGATTTTCTAATAATAAAGCTTCTTTTTTTAGGAAGAAAAAATTATAA
- the rplP gene encoding 50S ribosomal protein L16: protein MLQPKKTKYKKNKKERIRGNSSKGISLSRGLYGIKALEGAWITSRQLEAARVAATRYMKREGKLWINVFPDKPITRKPQEVRMGKGKGPVEFWVSVVKPGRILFEIDGVEMEIAKEALRLASQKLPIKMKFIFSKEYIK, encoded by the coding sequence ATGTTACAACCAAAAAAAACAAAATATAAAAAAAACAAAAAGGAACGTATACGTGGAAATTCTTCAAAAGGAATTTCTTTATCAAGAGGTTTATATGGAATAAAAGCTTTAGAAGGTGCTTGGATAACATCCAGACAATTAGAAGCTGCTCGTGTTGCGGCTACTAGATATATGAAAAGAGAAGGAAAATTATGGATAAATGTTTTTCCGGATAAACCTATCACAAGAAAGCCACAGGAAGTTCGTATGGGAAAAGGAAAGGGACCTGTAGAGTTTTGGGTCTCTGTAGTAAAACCTGGTAGGATCCTATTTGAAATAGATGGAGTAGAAATGGAAATCGCTAAAGAAGCATTAAGATTAGCTTCTCAAAAACTTCCTATCAAAATGAAATTTATTTTTTCTAAAGAATATATAAAATAA
- the rplR gene encoding 50S ribosomal protein L18: protein MIKKKDKKRVFGTSNRPRISVFRSNKAIYAQVIDDASGKTLVSSSSREKVFGDKKKTKVELSNEVGKLLGKRAKMLKIKKVVFDKGKYLYHGRIKSLAEGIREMGLDL, encoded by the coding sequence ATGATTAAAAAAAAGGACAAAAAAAGAGTATTTGGAACTTCTAATAGACCTAGAATATCTGTTTTTAGAAGTAATAAGGCTATATACGCGCAAGTAATTGACGATGCTTCTGGAAAAACTTTAGTTTCATCTTCATCTAGAGAAAAAGTGTTTGGAGATAAAAAGAAAACAAAAGTAGAATTATCTAACGAAGTAGGAAAACTTTTGGGAAAAAGAGCAAAAATGTTGAAAATAAAAAAAGTTGTTTTTGATAAGGGGAAATATTTATATCATGGAAGGATAAAATCTTTAGCAGAAGGAATAAGAGAAATGGGTTTAGATTTATAG
- the rpsQ gene encoding 30S ribosomal protein S17 yields the protein MIHEKEKNKNSSSTTNVSRNIRKKRIGIVTSDKMDKTIIVSETKKVKHKYYGKSILKKKKYMVHDEKNVSKNGDKVSIMEMRPLSKNKCWRLVSILEKS from the coding sequence ATGATTCATGAAAAAGAAAAGAATAAAAATTCTTCTTCTACTACTAATGTTAGTAGGAATATTAGAAAAAAAAGAATCGGTATAGTAACTAGTGATAAAATGGATAAAACAATTATTGTTTCTGAAACTAAAAAAGTGAAACATAAATATTATGGAAAAAGCATTTTAAAAAAGAAAAAATACATGGTTCATGACGAAAAAAATGTCTCAAAAAATGGGGATAAAGTTAGTATCATGGAAATGCGTCCTCTTAGTAAGAATAAATGTTGGAGATTAGTTTCTATTTTAGAAAAGTCATAA
- the rplX gene encoding 50S ribosomal protein L24, producing the protein MIKKGDKVSILSGNFKGNKGIVLKVFSKKEKAIIHGINIVKKHVKPSAKKTKGGIIEKESPIHISNLKKEKL; encoded by the coding sequence ATGATAAAAAAAGGAGATAAAGTTTCTATTTTGTCAGGAAATTTTAAAGGAAATAAAGGAATTGTTCTTAAAGTTTTTTCTAAAAAAGAAAAGGCTATTATACATGGAATTAATATAGTAAAAAAACATGTTAAACCTAGTGCAAAAAAAACTAAAGGAGGTATAATAGAAAAAGAATCTCCAATACATATATCCAATCTTAAAAAGGAGAAACTATGA
- the rpsH gene encoding 30S ribosomal protein S8: MHTDSIADFLTRIRNASLAKHPLLEVSSSKLKKEITKVLLDNGYILDYKLENKKGEVIKIALKYYQNISVIQKIIRISRPGLRKYLKYKNLPRVLNGLGIAIISTSHGVITDKQARRKKLGGEVLCYVY, translated from the coding sequence ATGCATACTGATTCCATTGCTGATTTTTTAACTAGAATTAGAAATGCTAGTCTTGCAAAACATCCTCTTCTAGAGGTTTCTTCTTCTAAATTAAAAAAAGAAATCACAAAAGTTTTATTAGATAATGGTTATATTTTGGATTATAAATTAGAAAATAAAAAAGGAGAAGTAATTAAAATAGCTTTAAAATATTATCAAAACATTTCCGTGATTCAAAAAATAATCAGGATCAGTAGACCAGGATTAAGAAAGTATTTAAAATATAAAAATTTGCCTCGTGTATTGAATGGATTGGGTATAGCTATTATCTCTACTTCTCATGGTGTTATAACAGATAAACAAGCTAGAAGAAAAAAGTTGGGGGGAGAGGTTTTGTGTTACGTGTATTAA